Proteins co-encoded in one Chrysemys picta bellii isolate R12L10 chromosome 13, ASM1138683v2, whole genome shotgun sequence genomic window:
- the LOC101947998 gene encoding olfactory receptor 12D1-like has protein sequence MENQTEVSNFVLVGLTNLQGLQHFLFPLFLLLYMTSLLGNGAILAVVLAEPRLHTPMYFFLGNLSCLDICYSTVTMPKMLSGFLSEHQTISFGGCLSQLHFFHLLGSSEAILLAIMAYDRYVAICNPLRYRLVMSPRVCLLLAAATWSIGFLHALMTTVLASRLPFCGHNHVPHFFCDIKPLLNLACGSTRLNLILVNVDAAVLGLSSFILTLLSYIYIISFLLLKVQSREGRRKAFSTCASHLTVVSLFYIPVLGNYIAAAPGVSSERDMIPTLMYSIATPVLNPLIYTLRNEEVKSSLKKFLNRKPCPWKDMHYMNPKCPQLGLRHLSLCRSTDF, from the coding sequence ATGGAGAACCAGACAGAGGTGAGCAATTTCGTCCTTGTCGGCCTGACCAATCTCCAGGGACTGCAGCActtcctcttccctctcttcctcctgctctaCATGACCAGCCTGCTGGGTAATGGGGCCATCTTGGCTGTGGTGCTGGCTGAGCCCcggctccacacccccatgtactttttcctgggTAATCTCTCCTGCCTGGATATCTGCTACTCCACAGTCACCATGCCCAAGATGCTGTCTGGTTTCCTGTCAGAGCACCAGACCATCTCCTTTGGCGGCTGCCTGTCCCAGCTCCACTTCTTCCACCTCCTGGGCAGCAGTGAGGCCATACTACTGGCCATCATGGCCTATGaccgctacgtggccatctgcaaccCGCTGCGCTACAGGCTGGTCATGAGCCCAAGGGTCTGCCTGCTCCTGGCAGCAGCCACCTGGTCCATCGGTTTCCTGCATGCCCTGATGACCACCGTCTTGGCATCCAGGCTGCCCTTCTGTGGCCACAACCATGTCCCccacttcttctgtgacatcaAGCCCCTGCTGAACCTGGCCTGCGGTAGCACCCGCCTCAACCTGATCCTTGTCAATGTCGATGCTGCAGTACTTGGTCTGAGTTCCTTCATCCTCACACTCCTCTCCTACATCTACatcatttcctttctcctcctgAAGGTCCAGTCTCGAGAAGGCAGGAGAAAGGCCTTCTCGACCTGCGCCTCCCACCTCACCGTGGTGTCTCTTTTCTATATACCAGTTCTTGGCAACTACATAGCTGCCGCCCCTGGGGTCTCCTCTGAAAGAGACATGATACCCACCCTCATGTACAGCATCGCCACCCCAGTCCTGAATCCCCTGATATACACCCTGAGAAATGAGGAGGTGAAATCTTCCCTGAAGAAATTCCTGAACAGAAAGCCTTGTCCCTGGAAGGACATGCATTACATGAATCCAAAATGCCCACAATTAGGTTTAAGGCATCTCAGTCTTTGTAGATCCACagatttttga